Proteins encoded by one window of Mycolicibacterium sp. ND9-15:
- a CDS encoding DUF3099 domain-containing protein, with the protein MKHGPELSFDDDGRPVLITRAAPAYEVEHRQRVRKYLILMSFRIPALILAAVAYGIWHNGLISLAIVVASIPLPWIAVLIANDRPPRRAEEPRRYDKRHNTPEVPTAERRALEHGTFTPPQSEPRAANGEVPR; encoded by the coding sequence ATGAAACACGGCCCCGAGCTGAGTTTCGACGACGACGGCCGACCCGTCCTGATCACGCGTGCCGCCCCGGCCTACGAGGTGGAGCACCGTCAACGGGTCCGCAAGTACCTGATTCTCATGTCGTTTCGGATCCCGGCTCTCATACTCGCCGCGGTCGCCTACGGCATCTGGCACAACGGCTTGATCTCGTTGGCGATTGTGGTGGCCTCGATTCCGCTGCCGTGGATCGCCGTGCTCATAGCGAACGACCGCCCGCCACGGCGAGCCGAAGAGCCCCGGCGATACGACAAGCGGCACAACACGCCCGAAGTTCCGACCGCCGAGCGACGGGCGCTCGAACACGGCACCTTTACGCCGCCGCAGTCCGAACCTCGCGCTGCCAACGGCGAGGTTCCCAGGTGA
- the sigB gene encoding sigma-70 family RNA polymerase sigma factor SigB gives MAIASTIRADQDLDAQSPAADLVRVYLNGIGKTALLNAADEVELAKRIEAGLYAKHLLETRKRLGENRKRDLAAVMRDGEAARRHLLEANLRLVVSLAKRYTGRGMPLLDLIQEGNLGLIRAMEKFDYAKGFKFSTYATWWIRQAITRGMADQSRTIRLPVHLVEQVNKLARIKREMHQNLGREATDEELAAESGIPVEKINDLLEHSRDPVSLDMPVGSDEEAPLGDFIEDAEAMSAENAVISELLHTDIRHVLATLDEREQQVIRLRFGLDDGQPRTLDQIGKLFGLSRERVRQIEREVMAKLRNGERADRLRSYAS, from the coding sequence ATGGCAATTGCCAGCACCATCCGCGCCGACCAAGACCTGGACGCCCAGAGCCCAGCGGCTGACCTCGTGCGCGTGTATCTCAATGGCATTGGCAAAACGGCCTTGCTGAACGCCGCCGACGAGGTGGAACTCGCAAAGCGCATCGAGGCAGGACTTTACGCGAAGCACCTGCTTGAAACGCGGAAGCGCTTGGGCGAGAACCGCAAACGTGATCTTGCTGCTGTGATGCGCGACGGCGAGGCCGCGCGGCGCCATCTGTTGGAAGCCAACCTGCGACTCGTGGTGTCGCTGGCGAAGCGCTACACCGGTCGCGGGATGCCGCTGCTCGACTTGATCCAGGAGGGGAACCTGGGTCTCATCCGGGCGATGGAGAAGTTCGACTACGCCAAGGGATTCAAGTTCTCGACGTACGCCACGTGGTGGATCCGCCAGGCGATCACCCGTGGAATGGCGGATCAAAGCCGCACGATCCGGCTGCCGGTGCACCTGGTCGAGCAGGTGAACAAGCTGGCCCGGATCAAGCGCGAGATGCACCAGAACCTCGGCCGCGAAGCGACCGATGAGGAACTGGCGGCCGAGTCCGGGATCCCGGTGGAGAAGATCAACGATCTGCTGGAGCACAGCCGCGACCCGGTGAGCCTCGACATGCCGGTGGGCAGCGACGAGGAAGCGCCGCTGGGCGACTTCATCGAAGACGCCGAGGCGATGTCCGCCGAGAACGCGGTGATCTCCGAGTTGCTGCACACCGACATCCGGCATGTGCTCGCCACGCTCGACGAACGCGAGCAGCAGGTGATCCGGCTGCGCTTCGGCCTCGACGACGGCCAGCCGCGCACCCTCGACCAGATCGGCAAGCTCTTCGGGCTCTCGCGCGAGCGGGTCCGACAGATCGAGCGCGAGGTCATGGCCAAGCTCCGCAATGGCGAGCGCGCTGATCGACTGCGTTCGTACGCCAGCTAG
- a CDS encoding metal-dependent transcriptional regulator produces MNDLVDTTEMYLRTIYDLEEEGVVPLRARIAERLDQSGPTVSQTVSRMERDGLLHVAGDRHLELTDKGRALAVAVMRKHRLAERLLVDVIGLPWEEVHAEACRWEHVMSEDVERRLVQVLNNPTTSPFGNPIPGLSELGLISTSPDGDRVNLVRLTELPAGMPVAVVVRRLTEHVQGDVELISRLKDAGVVPNARVTVQVNDHGGVMIVIPGHEQVELPHHMAHAVTVEKV; encoded by the coding sequence ATGAATGATCTGGTCGACACCACTGAGATGTACCTGCGGACGATCTACGACCTCGAGGAAGAGGGCGTGGTGCCTCTGCGTGCCCGCATCGCGGAACGTCTCGATCAGAGCGGTCCCACCGTGAGCCAGACCGTCTCCCGCATGGAGCGCGACGGCCTGCTGCACGTCGCCGGCGACCGCCATCTCGAGCTGACGGACAAGGGCCGCGCGCTGGCCGTCGCCGTCATGCGTAAGCACCGACTCGCCGAGCGGCTGCTCGTCGATGTGATCGGATTGCCGTGGGAGGAAGTGCACGCCGAGGCTTGCCGGTGGGAACACGTGATGAGCGAGGACGTCGAGCGCCGGCTCGTCCAGGTCCTCAACAACCCGACCACCTCACCGTTCGGTAACCCGATTCCCGGACTTTCGGAGTTGGGCCTGATCAGCACTTCGCCTGACGGCGATCGGGTGAACCTCGTGCGGCTGACCGAGTTGCCTGCGGGTATGCCCGTCGCGGTGGTGGTACGGCGGCTGACCGAGCACGTCCAGGGCGACGTCGAACTGATCAGCAGGCTCAAGGATGCGGGGGTGGTACCGAACGCCCGGGTGACTGTACAGGTGAACGACCACGGCGGGGTGATGATCGTGATCCCCGGCCACGAGCAGGTCGAGCTGCCCCATCACATGGCGCACGCCGTAACGGTCGAGAAGGTCTGA
- a CDS encoding DUF4192 domain-containing protein, with the protein MTTTPSPDFHLNRPAVLIAALPAVLGFVPEKSLVLVTVDRGAMGCVMRVDLGDELTGSVDHIAEVAATARPDAAIAVFVDKDGAGCRLCNDEYREVAATLAAALAERGIELLAAHIVDRVAAGGRWHCADGCGNWGTVDDPSASPLAMAAVLDGRRLYGRRAELQDVIAVTDTVRSAALAGVIEDVEAGRSDADARRDIEAAIAAATAVAGGAELADDTLARIGAALTDLQVRDTLYALAVGESAAQAESLWAELSRRLPEPWRVEALVLLAFSAYARGDGPLAGVSLEAALRCDGTHRMAGMLDTALQSGLRPEQIRELATTGYRLADQLGVRLPPRRVFGQRAG; encoded by the coding sequence ATGACGACCACACCCTCACCCGATTTCCACCTGAACCGCCCGGCGGTCCTGATCGCCGCCCTGCCCGCAGTTCTGGGTTTCGTCCCAGAAAAATCCCTCGTGCTCGTGACCGTGGACCGCGGCGCAATGGGATGCGTCATGCGCGTGGATCTGGGCGACGAGTTGACCGGATCGGTCGACCACATCGCCGAAGTGGCCGCGACGGCCCGCCCGGACGCTGCGATCGCCGTCTTCGTCGACAAGGACGGCGCGGGCTGCCGGCTGTGCAATGACGAGTACCGCGAAGTCGCCGCCACGCTGGCGGCTGCCCTGGCTGAGCGGGGCATCGAACTGCTCGCCGCACACATCGTCGATCGGGTTGCGGCCGGCGGGCGATGGCACTGTGCCGACGGTTGCGGTAACTGGGGCACCGTGGACGACCCGTCGGCGTCGCCGCTCGCGATGGCGGCCGTGCTGGACGGCCGCAGGCTCTACGGCCGGCGAGCGGAACTCCAGGATGTCATCGCCGTCACCGATACCGTCCGCTCGGCGGCGTTGGCCGGCGTCATCGAAGACGTTGAGGCCGGGCGGTCGGACGCCGATGCACGCCGCGATATCGAGGCGGCCATCGCGGCGGCGACGGCGGTGGCCGGCGGGGCGGAACTAGCCGATGACACGCTGGCTCGGATCGGGGCCGCGCTGACCGATCTGCAGGTGCGCGACACGTTGTACGCGCTGGCTGTGGGGGAGAGCGCGGCGCAGGCCGAGTCGTTGTGGGCGGAGCTGTCGCGGCGGCTCCCGGAACCGTGGCGCGTCGAAGCGCTGGTGCTGCTGGCGTTCTCGGCTTACGCACGCGGCGACGGTCCGCTGGCGGGCGTGTCGCTGGAGGCAGCGCTGCGCTGCGACGGCACCCATCGGATGGCGGGCATGCTCGACACCGCGCTGCAGTCGGGTCTGCGGCCGGAGCAGATTCGTGAGCTGGCCACGACGGGCTACCGCTTGGCCGACCAACTGGGGGTGCGGCTACCGCCGCGGCGAGTGTTCGGTCAACGGGCCGGCTGA
- the sthA gene encoding Si-specific NAD(P)(+) transhydrogenase, with protein sequence MLEYDLVVIGSGPGGQKAAIAAAKLGKTVAVVERGRMLGGVCVNTGTIPSKTLREAVLYLTGMSQRELYGASYRVKEKITPADLLARTSHVIGKEQDVVRSQLMRNRIDLIQGHGRFVDAHTVLVEEPTRGERTTVSGDYVLIATGTKPARPAGVEFDEDRVLDSDGILDLKSLPATMVVVGAGVIGIEYASMFAALGTKVTVVEKRDTMLEFCDPEIVEALKFHLRDLAVTFRFGEEVTAVDVGSAGTVTTLASGKQIPAETVMYSAGRQGWTEHLDLANAGLEADARGRITVDSNYQTRVDHIYAVGDVIGFPALAATSMDQGRLAAYHAFGEPAKGMTDLQPIGIYSIPEVSYVGATEIELTRNAIPYEVGVSRYRELARGQIAGDSYGMLKLLVSTDDLKLLGVHIFGTSATEMVHIGQAIMGCGGTIEYLVDAVFNYPTFSEAYKVAALDVMNKLRALKQFRI encoded by the coding sequence ATGCTCGAGTACGACCTCGTCGTCATCGGTTCAGGTCCGGGCGGGCAGAAAGCGGCGATCGCGGCGGCGAAGCTCGGCAAGACGGTCGCGGTGGTCGAGCGTGGGCGGATGCTCGGCGGTGTTTGCGTGAACACCGGGACCATCCCGTCCAAGACACTGCGGGAGGCGGTGCTCTACCTCACCGGCATGAGCCAGCGCGAGCTGTACGGGGCCAGCTATCGGGTCAAGGAGAAGATCACGCCTGCCGACCTGCTGGCCCGTACGAGCCATGTCATCGGCAAAGAGCAGGACGTCGTCCGATCGCAGTTGATGCGCAACCGGATCGACCTCATCCAGGGCCACGGCCGCTTCGTCGACGCACACACCGTGTTGGTCGAGGAACCCACCCGCGGTGAGCGAACCACCGTCAGTGGCGACTACGTCCTGATCGCCACCGGCACGAAACCGGCCCGGCCGGCCGGCGTCGAGTTCGACGAGGACCGTGTGCTGGACTCCGACGGGATTCTGGACCTGAAGTCCCTGCCGGCGACGATGGTCGTGGTCGGTGCGGGCGTAATCGGCATCGAGTACGCGTCGATGTTCGCCGCACTCGGCACCAAGGTCACGGTGGTGGAGAAGCGTGACACCATGCTGGAGTTCTGCGACCCCGAAATCGTGGAGGCCCTCAAGTTCCACCTGCGCGACCTCGCGGTGACGTTCCGTTTCGGCGAGGAGGTGACCGCCGTAGACGTCGGTTCGGCCGGAACCGTCACCACACTGGCCAGTGGCAAGCAGATCCCCGCCGAGACCGTGATGTACTCCGCAGGTCGGCAGGGTTGGACCGAACATCTCGACCTGGCGAACGCGGGCCTGGAGGCCGATGCGCGTGGCCGTATCACCGTCGACAGCAACTACCAGACCAGGGTCGACCACATCTACGCCGTCGGCGATGTGATCGGCTTCCCGGCGCTGGCCGCCACCTCGATGGACCAGGGCAGGCTGGCGGCCTATCACGCGTTCGGTGAGCCCGCCAAGGGCATGACCGATTTGCAGCCGATCGGGATCTACTCGATTCCCGAGGTGTCGTATGTCGGCGCCACCGAGATCGAACTGACCCGGAACGCGATCCCGTACGAAGTCGGGGTGTCGCGCTACCGCGAGTTGGCCAGGGGCCAGATCGCCGGTGACTCGTACGGCATGCTCAAGCTGCTGGTGTCGACCGACGACCTGAAGTTGCTCGGCGTGCACATCTTCGGCACCAGCGCCACCGAGATGGTCCACATCGGTCAAGCCATCATGGGCTGCGGCGGCACGATCGAGTACCTCGTCGACGCCGTGTTCAACTACCCCACCTTCTCCGAGGCCTACAAGGTCGCGGCGCTGGACGTGATGAACAAGCTGAGAGCACTCAAGCAGTTCCGCATATAG
- a CDS encoding proteasome assembly chaperone family protein, with protein sequence MADSRENPGKPEQRYQPEQSGMYELEFPAPQLSSKDGRGPVLIHALEGFSDAGHAIRLAAQHLKATLDTELVASFAIDELLDYRSRRPLMTYKTDHFTHYEDPELNLYAMRDSVGTPFLLLAGLEPDLRWERFITAVRLLAERLDVRRFVGLGTIPMAVPHTRPITMTAHSSDKELIADHQPWVGEVQVPASVSNLLEFRMSQHGHEVVGFTVHVPHYLAQTDYPAAAEALLAEVGRNASLSIPLESLVTAGAEVLTKVNEQVEQSSEVAQVVAALERQFDAFVAAQENRSLLTSDEDLPSGEELGAEFERFLAQQAEKKSKDRFQDGDDTG encoded by the coding sequence ATGGCTGACAGCCGCGAAAACCCAGGGAAGCCCGAACAGCGTTACCAGCCGGAACAGTCCGGCATGTACGAGTTGGAATTCCCCGCACCCCAGCTGTCGTCGAAGGATGGCCGAGGACCGGTGCTCATTCACGCCCTCGAAGGGTTCTCCGACGCAGGACACGCCATCCGCTTGGCCGCCCAGCATCTGAAGGCCACGCTCGACACCGAGCTGGTGGCCTCGTTCGCGATCGACGAGCTGCTGGATTACCGGTCCCGGCGTCCGTTGATGACATACAAGACCGACCACTTCACCCACTACGAGGACCCGGAACTCAACCTGTACGCGATGCGCGACAGCGTCGGCACTCCGTTCCTGCTTCTCGCCGGGCTGGAACCGGATCTGCGCTGGGAGCGGTTCATCACCGCCGTGCGGTTGCTGGCCGAACGGCTCGACGTCCGCCGGTTCGTCGGCCTGGGCACGATTCCGATGGCGGTGCCGCACACCCGCCCCATCACGATGACGGCGCACTCGAGCGACAAGGAGCTCATCGCCGACCACCAACCGTGGGTCGGCGAGGTGCAGGTTCCCGCCAGTGTGTCGAACCTGCTGGAGTTCCGCATGTCGCAGCACGGGCACGAGGTCGTCGGCTTCACCGTCCACGTGCCGCACTATCTGGCGCAGACCGACTACCCCGCGGCGGCAGAAGCATTGCTGGCCGAAGTCGGCAGGAACGCGTCACTGAGCATCCCGCTCGAATCCTTGGTCACCGCGGGCGCGGAGGTATTGACCAAGGTGAACGAGCAAGTCGAGCAGAGCTCCGAAGTCGCGCAGGTGGTCGCCGCGCTCGAGCGTCAGTTCGACGCCTTCGTCGCCGCTCAGGAGAACCGGTCCCTCTTGACCAGTGACGAAGACCTGCCCAGCGGCGAAGAACTCGGCGCCGAGTTCGAGCGGTTCCTCGCCCAGCAGGCCGAGAAGAAGTCCAAGGATCGCTTTCAGGACGGCGACGACACCGGATAG
- a CDS encoding alpha/beta fold hydrolase translates to MSARKPNLRSVRDLTPSLQFRTIHGYRRAYRVAGSGPAILLIHGIGDNSTTWDTVQSKLAQRFTVIAPDLLGHGKSDKPRADYSVAAYANGMRDLLSVLDTERVTVVGHSLGGGVAMQFAYQFPQLVDRLILVGAGGVTKDVNVALRFASLPMGSEALALLRLPFVLPTLQMVGRLAGGIFGSTGLGRDLPQVLRILNDLPEPTASSAFARTLRAVVDWRGQVVTMLDRCYLTQSVPVQLIWGSCDAVIPVSHGWMAHAAMPGSQLEIFDDSGHFPFHDDPDRFVEVVEKFIDGTEPAVHDQEYLRELLRAGTNEGTICGSLDTMAAVLEALGADERSAT, encoded by the coding sequence ATGTCCGCGCGAAAGCCGAACCTCCGCTCGGTCCGGGACCTGACGCCCAGCCTGCAGTTTCGCACCATCCACGGCTATCGCCGCGCGTACCGGGTGGCGGGTTCCGGTCCCGCGATCCTGTTGATCCACGGCATCGGGGACAACTCCACCACCTGGGACACCGTGCAATCGAAGCTCGCGCAGCGGTTCACGGTCATCGCGCCGGATCTCCTGGGCCATGGCAAGTCCGACAAACCACGCGCCGATTACTCGGTCGCCGCTTACGCCAACGGGATGCGAGATCTGCTGAGCGTGCTCGACACCGAGCGGGTCACCGTGGTCGGCCATTCCCTCGGCGGCGGCGTGGCCATGCAGTTCGCCTACCAGTTCCCGCAGTTGGTCGACCGGCTCATTCTGGTCGGTGCGGGCGGGGTCACCAAGGACGTCAACGTCGCGCTGCGGTTCGCCTCGCTGCCGATGGGCAGTGAAGCGCTGGCGCTGTTGCGCCTGCCGTTCGTGCTGCCGACTCTGCAGATGGTGGGCCGCCTCGCCGGTGGGATCTTCGGGTCCACCGGCCTCGGCCGCGACCTGCCACAGGTTCTGCGCATCCTCAATGACCTTCCCGAACCGACCGCATCCTCGGCATTCGCCCGCACACTGCGTGCCGTCGTGGACTGGCGCGGGCAGGTGGTGACCATGCTGGACCGCTGCTACCTGACGCAATCGGTTCCGGTGCAACTGATCTGGGGTAGTTGCGACGCCGTGATCCCGGTCAGCCACGGCTGGATGGCCCACGCCGCGATGCCAGGGTCACAGCTGGAAATCTTCGATGACTCCGGTCATTTCCCGTTTCACGACGACCCGGACCGCTTCGTCGAGGTCGTGGAGAAGTTCATCGACGGCACCGAACCAGCGGTCCACGACCAGGAGTATCTGCGGGAACTGCTGCGGGCTGGCACCAACGAGGGCACGATCTGTGGCTCCCTCGACACCATGGCCGCGGTGCTCGAGGCGCTGGGCGCCGACGAGCGCAGTGCGACCTGA
- a CDS encoding PhzF family phenazine biosynthesis protein — protein MAIDVTVLRVFTDPDSNYGNPLGVVDASTVDPDDRQRVASQLGYSETIFVDLPAPGTSTAHARIYTPAVELIFAGHPTVGAAWWLREQGTPVHTLRVPAGIVQVVYTDELTSVQARAEWAPEFAIHDVASIDELLALDPSDYPDDINHYLWTWADREQGLLRSRMFASDLGVPEDEATGAAAVRITDYLSRDLTIVQGKGSYIHTEWTPEGWVRIAGRVVNDGVKQID, from the coding sequence ATGGCTATCGATGTGACGGTGCTGCGTGTCTTCACCGACCCGGACAGCAACTACGGAAATCCACTCGGCGTCGTCGACGCCAGCACCGTCGACCCGGACGATCGCCAGCGGGTAGCCAGCCAATTGGGTTACAGCGAAACCATATTCGTCGATCTACCAGCGCCCGGCACTAGTACCGCGCACGCCCGCATCTACACGCCGGCGGTCGAACTGATCTTCGCGGGCCACCCCACCGTCGGTGCGGCCTGGTGGCTTCGCGAACAAGGCACTCCCGTTCACACACTGCGTGTTCCCGCCGGCATCGTGCAGGTCGTCTACACCGACGAGCTGACCTCGGTGCAGGCGCGTGCGGAGTGGGCGCCGGAGTTCGCCATCCACGACGTCGCCTCCATCGATGAGCTTCTCGCGCTCGACCCGTCCGACTACCCGGACGACATCAACCACTACCTGTGGACGTGGGCCGACCGGGAGCAGGGGCTGCTGCGGTCGCGGATGTTCGCGTCCGATTTGGGGGTGCCCGAGGACGAGGCCACGGGCGCCGCCGCTGTGCGAATCACCGACTACCTGAGCCGCGACCTGACGATCGTGCAGGGCAAGGGTTCGTACATCCACACGGAGTGGACTCCCGAGGGCTGGGTGCGCATCGCCGGCCGCGTCGTCAACGACGGCGTCAAACAGATCGACTGA
- the nrdR gene encoding transcriptional regulator NrdR has product MHCPFCRHPDSRVVDSRETDEGQAIRRRRSCPECGRRFTTVETAVLAVVKRSGVTEPFSREKVIKGVRRACQGRQVDDDALNLLAQQVEDTVRATGSPEVPSNEVGLAILGPLRDLDEVAYLRFASVYRGFSSAEDFEREIEALRAHRDSPQPTAS; this is encoded by the coding sequence ATGCACTGTCCTTTCTGTCGTCATCCCGACTCGCGAGTGGTCGACTCCCGGGAGACCGACGAGGGTCAGGCGATCCGGCGGCGGCGCTCGTGCCCGGAATGTGGACGCCGGTTCACCACGGTGGAGACGGCTGTGCTGGCCGTAGTGAAACGCAGCGGTGTCACCGAGCCGTTCAGCCGGGAGAAGGTCATCAAGGGTGTGCGCCGGGCGTGTCAGGGCAGGCAGGTCGACGATGATGCGCTGAACCTGCTTGCCCAGCAGGTCGAGGACACCGTGCGGGCCACCGGTTCGCCCGAGGTGCCTAGCAACGAAGTAGGGCTGGCCATCCTGGGCCCGCTACGTGATCTCGACGAAGTGGCATATCTTCGCTTCGCCTCGGTATATCGCGGGTTCAGTTCGGCCGAGGACTTCGAGCGTGAGATCGAGGCGCTCCGAGCGCATCGCGATTCGCCGCAGCCGACCGCCAGTTGA
- a CDS encoding LysM peptidoglycan-binding domain-containing protein, with amino-acid sequence MTILDSQEVQAPRVLRPGIRPAGARRRPLSTRPGGAPVRYRGTGVLMSRASHRRRPITPGATVLLALVAAAITVWLGLVAQFGGVVGTTPAAVPDRLAVIQVQTGESLHQVAQRVAPGAPVGQVADRIRELNQLDSVALDAGQTLIAPVG; translated from the coding sequence ATGACGATCCTCGACTCCCAGGAAGTTCAGGCCCCGCGCGTGCTCAGGCCCGGCATCAGGCCTGCTGGTGCCCGTCGGCGCCCCTTGTCCACCCGACCGGGCGGGGCGCCGGTTCGGTATCGGGGCACCGGCGTACTGATGTCGCGCGCCTCGCACCGGCGGCGGCCGATCACACCGGGTGCCACCGTGCTCCTTGCGTTGGTGGCGGCAGCGATCACGGTGTGGCTGGGCCTGGTGGCCCAGTTCGGCGGCGTGGTCGGCACCACCCCGGCCGCCGTTCCGGACCGGCTCGCGGTGATCCAGGTTCAAACCGGCGAGAGCCTGCACCAGGTGGCCCAGCGGGTGGCGCCCGGCGCCCCTGTGGGCCAGGTGGCGGACCGGATTCGCGAACTCAACCAACTCGACTCGGTTGCGCTGGACGCCGGGCAGACGCTCATAGCGCCGGTCGGCTGA
- the lexA gene encoding transcriptional repressor LexA — MDSSSDTPDGTGGGRTLDPGLTERQRTILDVIRSSVTTRGYPPSIREIGDAVGLTSTSSVAHQLRTLERKGYLRRDPNRPRAVDVRGADEAVSPIVTTDVAGSDALPEPTFVPVLGRIAAGGPILAEEAVEDVFPLPRELVGEGSLFLLKVVGDSMVDAAICDGDWVVVRQQNVADNGDIVAAMIDGEATVKTFKRTRGQVWLMPHNPAFDPIPGNDAAVLGKVVTVIRKI, encoded by the coding sequence ATGGACTCCAGCAGCGATACACCGGACGGCACGGGCGGGGGCCGAACGCTCGACCCTGGTCTAACCGAACGCCAGCGCACCATTCTCGACGTGATCCGCTCATCGGTCACCACTCGCGGCTATCCCCCGAGCATCAGGGAGATCGGCGACGCGGTCGGGCTGACGTCCACCTCCTCGGTGGCCCACCAGTTGCGCACCCTGGAGCGCAAGGGTTACCTACGGCGTGACCCCAACCGCCCGCGCGCGGTCGACGTGCGTGGCGCCGACGAGGCTGTGAGCCCGATCGTCACCACCGATGTCGCCGGCTCCGACGCGCTTCCGGAGCCGACGTTCGTGCCGGTGCTCGGCCGGATCGCCGCCGGCGGACCGATCCTCGCCGAGGAGGCCGTCGAGGACGTCTTCCCGCTACCGCGCGAACTGGTCGGCGAGGGCTCGCTTTTCCTGCTCAAAGTGGTCGGTGACTCGATGGTCGACGCGGCGATCTGCGACGGCGACTGGGTGGTCGTGCGTCAGCAGAACGTCGCCGACAACGGCGATATCGTGGCCGCGATGATCGATGGTGAGGCCACGGTGAAGACGTTCAAACGCACCCGCGGTCAGGTGTGGTTGATGCCCCACAACCCAGCCTTCGACCCGATCCCGGGGAACGACGCCGCAGTGCTCGGCAAGGTCGTCACCGTCATCCGGAAGATCTAG